A segment of the Nilaparvata lugens isolate BPH chromosome X, ASM1435652v1, whole genome shotgun sequence genome:
TTAATAGTCAATATTGGCTaacataataatgttttcaaatttatatcgtAAATCAGTttctataatattcaattacaatatGTAAATTCGATTACTTGATGTAGTTCATCTACATAtcaagaatagaaaaatattatattgaaatgcatattcaaaaatatttattctacatttactataaaatgatcaagttattgaataaataatatttattttaataatgtgagtgttgaaaattttaaaagtatttcaatCGGTGTTTATCATCATGAAATGTTATGACTGTTGTGTAGAcaataaattttgtaaatagTGATTTATAGTAAAAAATGATGGCGCATCCAGCCAAGATATATCAATTACTCTGATTAGAGTTCAATCAAATTTCTACGTTTTGAATCTTCATTGACAATGATAGAAGAGTCTGGAGAGAGTGCATGCTTTATAtgaaatacttcaaatttagtaaattttatcGAAAAAAATGATGTTACTAAATAGTTTATCTGGTAAAAATCTCTCCACAATATACTTGGAACAacataattttgtaaatatatacaaaaagcatataataatattaagattttatataaaaatctaccaatttaataattttcgtataaatcaatttcatttattatgtaTATCAATTAAATAAGTTTGGTTTCTATCTCAATCGAATTTAGTTTGAACAATATGAACATCGATATTTTATCGATAAATTTATTCTGTTCATATGCACAGTTTTATTGTAGCCTATGGTTTGTATAGCCAAACAATGTAAATAATTTTCTCTTATTATCAGGAGCTTTTCAAGCATTAAACTTGAAAATCTACTGAAATAAAATCTTCTAAGTGATAAGAAatcaattgatattattattttatgagacTCTTTTAAAGTTCTTCTATTCTAATGCTGAGCATGCCAATAAATCTCATGTAGATATGAACGGTAGTAGTGTACAATCTCTATTCTTGTAGAATTGCAAAAAATGTATGTGAGTATCTATAATACTAGAAGTAACAAAGTAATTTCACTTGTTGATttgaatgtttcaaaatttcttttcaaggCTTTCACAttctcaattttgataaatagaTCAATCCTTTTCTTAGAGAAACACACGAGATATTGGAGAACACAAAATGTTGTAGGTAATGATTTTCATGTAAGGTTTTCTCTTGTTCatgtatattatatatcatgtttactatcatttttaattaattgcAACCTATCATTGTAAATTTACTACTCAACCCATAAActtcaaactattattattgtgtaatattgtgtaagacaaataataatatctgCATGTTGAGTGTGCTAAGTtggtttttattttaatattgtccTTGTGACCTAGTTGATGTGCTTGGTAAGCTGTTTTATTAAATTGGATACAAGATAACTACCTAACATTTATCAGTACCTACTTCGGAATGAGTTCGATACCCTCTCTACGTTTCATATTATATCATCTCTTCCCTCACACCCACTCAATTGAACATACGGTAGCTCGTGAAATGACCAATTATTGTAAGTGTTTTAAGTACTAAAAGTAGAACTTTGCAAACTACAAATACTTTTTACTGCTACAAATACTCTGTAACATATACCAGAgaattttgtatcattatagcttataaatttctattgaattaGTCAGATGGAGGTTGAAACATTTCACACCGAAAGAACACCTGATGTCTACTACGGCTCTCAGAGAAAGAATGTGCAACTTCAAGCCCTGATATTGACTAATGTAATTATTTCATCCTTGTTTTCATCTTACTTATAGGTAAACGCAGCAGAATAGAATGTATTTTCTTCTATGTTTTAAGTTATTATGTCAAGTTTATATACAGGAGCGGAGCGACTCCTATCCGagtattctttttttttgtgttttattagGAGAAGTACACCCCACTCGGGCTTATGCCTAGGGTTGACCGCTTTTACtttaaattttccatattttttctttgttatattagcctatattatgtttgtggaataaattaaatgattgattgatttcttAGAGGTAACATCATTTTAATTCCAAACTTTAATAACTCAAGTATCAGCATTATGTAATTAGCGCAGCATTTTTGTATTTGAGTAATCATTAAATCAGACATTAAGTACTTCAAAACAAACTTGTCTCTACTAAATAGATTCTCTTAATATTAATCAAACTTGAATAACTGTGAGATATGTATAAAATGAACATAAAGACGAATAATGAACATAaagagaattgataacaaaatcgATAACTTATGTTACTATTGATAACTTCTTGAATCCTAATCCTTCACATCTTCACATATTGAATTCTTtatctttctcttcttattcatggaaatcatctgaaaaacaaaaagaaTCATAACAATTATCAATGTAGGGCTGTACGATATCAATATATCAATCCACACTACAAAATAAATAGTCTATGACGAAGTTAAAAGGAAATTTGTTTACAATACAGTAATAGCTATATAGGCCTACACACCAAAGGCAATGTTGAAATAGCTATTTGTGCAACTTTTATGCAAAACCAGTCATTGCCAAACAAGATTTGGCTGAACTCAACGAACAAAGCACATATATATAGCGGTTGAGTTTGACCAAATTCAATCTCGTTTGGCAATGACCGGTTTTGCACACATGTTGTCAGACCACCACATGACACAGTCTTTAAAAAATTAACTTCTGGTGATATTGATGTTTGTCCGTTTTTAGCCTCACTCAAATCCCTTGATTTTTAGACAGTTTTCAAGCCTTATTGCAAACAGAACATTTTAAGTAAAGCATAATGatcaataaatgattgattctgAGAGTTCTGTGCAACATTTTGGTGTTGGATAAATTAATGTTCAGGGTATAACGGGGAGCATGTGGTTTTAAgtaaatttgggaatggaaacAATTTTCATGCTCTCTTTACCCAAGTGAGTCAGACCAAGGAtgacacaaaaatataataagttgaatttgaattgtttcaactgtgaaaataattttgaagtaacAGGCATAGGCAAGAACCGCACAGAATGTGAAGTCTCTCTTTAATGCCGGAGAGGGAGAAgacattgaagaaaaattaaacaTATAATCTAAAACTGCTCAGGAAGACAAGTAGTAACTCAACAACTGGAGAATTTCCATACTTCCTCATGTTTGTGATAAAtctgagagagatagatttGTCAACCAAACAAGAATTTGCAGCAAAGGAAGGAAATCAAAaaggttttttttcaaaaatgtgttAATGAGATTTACTTTGGCAGTTCAGATAAAGTGGATGCCAGCAATAATTggcaaaactatttgaaaagtTATACACCTTGTAAGGACACAATATGAAGTATTCAAAAGACATTGCGAGCAGATGGAGCAATTCGATTAGAGCGGGAGGCTTGCCATATACCATATACCACATGATAAGGATAAATATGATTGTaaattagtttatttattgatagcAAAATAATTTATGTACCTAGTTATAGCAAGTCATTCTGTAACAAGTTTCAATATAAAAGATGGTTGATAAACTGAACAGAAGTATTACGCTACTTATTTAAGACATAAAACTTTCCAACattttgaaactattttcaaatgCTAAATTCATCATAATCTTACTTATCAATAAGAATTATACTCTGAACAACAACAGTGCaatgaagaaattaatttcaaataaaaggcaattcaattcattcctGCCAAATATAGCTCCTGTGATTGATAATATGACTTGCCAAATGATTGGAATTATACTCTATGAATGGAATGTGttttttctttgttttgtttCATATAATGAGCTactttgaatttcaataataatttgaataggaCTACAGTAATTAAATATATTGTTATGGTCTAAAATctatttgagaaaatataattataattcaatgaattataataatgataattcaagGCGAGTATGTTCAATAGATGAATTACAATAGAAtattaatgagcattttttcacCTCACCATTCTAGTTATAACATTAATTTGCACATGACAAATCTATCttagaatattattgtaacatatcGTTATTGGAATTAGAATGATGAGCTTTTGGAATGATTATCGAATTATCTTTATGAACAAAATAAGCATAACATGAGTAGGATAAGcataaacaatgaaaaatattaataaaaacttaCGACTGAGTAGGCCTTAATCTGGaagtacaatatttttccaatcgAGGAATGTATCGTCGTTTGATGGTGTATCGTCGTGTGGTGCTGAAAgcaaaaaaatcatatttacaaaaaatgtacattatttattataaaaacactttagTTACATGGTCtacttttgaacaaattaataaaaacaatataaaaatcttctaGTATTACCCATTATTTTgcaaaactttaaaatagttcaagtagtttcaagttgaaaatgacctaagttagggtttAGACTAgtcgttgaactattttaaagtttaaaaaaaaggtactgcaagatttttatattgtttttattaattatttattatgtatatacagggtgtcccaccaaggttgtaacagccgttgaccatagattcgactcgacatttctgacaaaaaatgtacAGTAATCTTTTTTCCTAtagaccttagttttcgagatacctatatagatttttctatattttcagaatatgcctacttccggtcattaaatactcaataactcgaaaactactggtcgaatttcaatttcaagggtattgttggaaagagaaaaacatttcaaacaagtttaatgtaattttatttgttgtaagatattttgtagttttttattagggcttgaACTTGGAAAAATGctcttcttcaaattcaaagtgaaatttcaaaccgttttttCTCGGTTTTTCTCCGGATGATtataattgtttcaatatttcaaaaacttctccattccataagctttcgaatgagtataaattagaagtggtaagttccatgataaagtgttcaaaactgctaatatctggtATGAACACCTTCGAAATGAGGAAATCCACAAACAGCATTcatcaagtggtgatcctagggtgaaatcacctgatttctctctgacaatattcacaaggtttaatcaacatttcaacattctacaatgatatgactttttcaataacttgcatTATTTCCTGTACTATAAATCCtgaatgaaataacaataagtGTATGTTTCAGCCTATTTTCAGTATAGTTTTCAGTGTGCTTTCCAGTCAATTGGCATGATATGTATCAACTTTGGCTAGTAGAGAAGTGTTCGCgttcattatcatgaaatttaccTTGATTGAGTACTTGAACATGTTATTGGTGTATGGAGAGAGTGGATGCAATTCAAGAGAGTCAGTGAGAGTATGCAGGAAACGTTTTCTTGACCGAAAGCACCCATCTCATAACCCGTTTTTAAGATTGACAGATATCAAGGTAGTAAGGGTCTAGGAACAGTTTCAAGGTACGAGATGCCCGTCTTAAATTCTGAAGCTTTTGAGAATCTTATTCTGAAGTATTTCGAGCAGAATCCTCGATCCAGCATCCGGCGGGCAGCTGGGATGTTGGATGTTTCAAGAATGATatttcaaagaatattgaagaaCAACTTTCGACCATTTCATGATACCCCATTTCAAGAGTTGAATGAACCTGATACTGTTTCAAGGATGCAGTTTTGCCGTCGAATATTAGCACAAGATTGTAAATCAAACATTTTATGAACAGATCACAGATAAAAGTACGTTCACAAGAGCTGGTGCTGTAAATTTCCACAATAACTTTTCCACATACATGGACCTTTCATTTTCCCTGCGAGAATAAATGGTGAAGTTTTTATGTACTTTGTGGCCAATGTCCAGCTTCACGAATTGATGGAAGACGTGCCTCTCAATTTACATCTTTGAATTACATCTTTCTTCATTTCaggttcaatttttcaatttcataagtAAGCATTCCTGTTTCTCAGCCTTCATCTGTTGCTGTTCAACTGTAAAATGATGTAATTTTTGGCATTATTTTGATAGAGATTTCTATTTGTTTCAGGTAATGGCGACCTCCAACTGTGAGAGATGTTCGAAGAACAATTTGAGGCAGAATATGTGGCTCCAGTTGGATGGCTGCCTCCCTCATTATGCTACAAACGTCTGTGGGTGGCTTGATAACAATTAGGCGGTGGATTGGCCGAGGTGGACCCGTAAGTTGGCCACCACGCTCACCTGATCTTACTCCAATAGACTTCTACTTTTGGGGGGTTGTGAAAAGTATAAAGTTGACAGAGAACCTGTAGAGAACAGGGAGGAACTGATTCTCAGAATTCGATTGACGATTAAAGTAATGAAGAGACGGCTCAACGAAGTGAGACGGGCAAATCGAAGTTTGATAAACGGCAGCAGAAGTTGCACAAAAAGAAATGGAGGCTATTTAGAATTACTGCAAGCAGTGAGCATGACATGTAACTTGATTATCATCTAAATTATTGCCATCAGTATTTTTGATTCTGTCATTCATTTTGtctactttgaattattattctttgaataaattttgttggatcttgtaaaagtatgattaatattttatataggatTTAGGCTATATGCTACAGAAAATAATGCAAATTATAATGAAACCATTATAATCACCTGAAGAAAAACCGAGaaaaacggtttgaaatttcactttgaatttgaagaagagaatttttttcaagtttaagccctaataaaaaactacaaaatatcttacaacaaataaaattcgattaatcttgtttgaaatgtgattctcttttccaacagtacccttgaaattgaaattcgaccagtagttttcgagttattgagtatttaatgaccggaagtaaGCATATTccgaaaatatagaaaaatcgaaatatatctcgaaaactaaggtcgataggaaaaaagtttactgaacattttttgtcagaaatgtcgagtcgaatctatggtcaacggctgttacaaatTTGGTGGGACATCctgtatatacatatatattctaGTTATAACATTAATTTACACATGATAAATCTATCttagaatattattgtaacatatcATTATTGGAATTAGAATGATGAGCTTTTGGAATGATTCTCGAATTATCTTTATGAACAAAATAAGCATAACATGAGTAGGCTAAGCataaacaatgaaaaatgttaataaaaacTTACGACTGAGTGGCTCTTCATCTGGAAGTACAATATTATCCCATTTTATCTCAGGTTCGTCGTGTGGtgctgaaaacaaaaaaatcatatttacaaaaaatgtacattatttattataacaacaCTTCAGTTACATGGTCTActtttgaacgaattaataaaaacaatataaaaatcttttaGTATTACCCATTATTTTgcaaaactttaaaatagttcaagtagtttcaagttgaaaatgacctaagttagggtttaaactagtcgttgaactattttaaagttgaaaaaagggcACTACacgatttttatattgtttttattaattatttattatgtatcGTCTATATATATAGGTAATAATAATGTAGTTTTCAGGCCTATCTGATATTCAACAGAAATTGTAGAGTCAGAACCAGCAAAAGCCACTAtcatacaattaaaaataaccTTCTTTTAAAACCAGAATGAAATGATtgaagttaaattaaattatttataagttATAAGACTTGTTATATTGCTGTAACAAAAAGTACTTGAATATTTATTGGATCGTCTCTACAGAAACTTTGCACAAACATTTATGACAACTAGACAGagctacaaaaaattatgaattgaatttttccaaattcataaaacaaaattgcagccatttaaaatgttattcactaaataacctaaaaaactgtatattttacaaaaaattacctacaagaataacattttttattaaatttaattacaaaTCGATTAACACCTCCTAGTTTTCCAAGATTGGACAAATATTAAGTGAGATGTATGGCAGTTGTAGCGATCAAACCAAGATGGTTATGTAAAGTtccattattgtttgaaataatctaaaattGCTTACTAATAACATGCAAAGCAGATGGAGATTGTTACAATATTGAGGCAGACTTCAGTAGCATGCTTTGGCGTGCACTGAAATAAACCTCCAGTCTCCTATCACTAGAGCTGCCATATCTCACTCAATATTCGTTCAATCTTGGAGAATTAGGTGTCAATCGATTTGTAGGCCtaattcaattcactaaaaaaaatattctagtaatttttttaaatcagcgattttttgttatttaagaGATAAAATTTTAACGGCCGCCTCTTTGCTTTATCAATTTGAgaaattgttataatttttctatagCTCTTTCCAATAATTGGAAAGAAATGTTTGTGCAGTTTCACTTCCCTATGTTCagccattatttagaaaaaaaatagtaagtaaataaaaaaaacaagggTGCTGTGTGCGAAACCAAGGACTTTCAGACAGTTTGAAGATTATATTAGATATCAgggttttttaaatatgagGTTTTTTCTAATATCCataatattcactatttatATGAAATCAACAGATTTATCTTTGACTCCAATTATTACTGAtctgattcatttattttctttcagcagtcaagtaatttattttattgaaaaacatttattatctaAGACCTTTATTTTCCGATACTGTCCTGATAGAGTGGACAtaactgtccaaacttcgccacgccaacaaataaaaaaagtaattcCATATTAAAAGTCAAAActgttttattctattttaaaagtcattctattcatcaatttcatttttaacacttttatcagagatattgtggaacttctccatattaagataaagaaaggaaaaaagatgttgtcgaattccactataacatttttattcaccaaaacTAGTTTTCGTTACCTATGGCAACATCTTCAGATGAATAAAAACTTCACTGAAGATGTTGCCATAGGCAACGAAAACTAgttttggtgaataaaaatgttatagtggaattcgacaacatcttttttcctttctttatcttaatttcatttttgtatgatttattaagtatatttaaataatgtgaatatcttttgTACAGTTTGTGATATTGATGTGTGGAAATaatgtattgcatgaccaccttcccattaaaaaaatgaagttagaTTCATATGACGGACAAAAATTTTGAGCGacaaaaaatttgtttttttcaataaccCATGAAACCTGCTGTCAAATTATCCGTGTAAAAGGAATATTTTTagttgtttccataattttcacgaacactgtataattacaagttgcggattaCAAAGATCAATACAACACTTCATGAGCGAgctctccaacccagggggtctctGATTATAAAAGAATGGATAAGAGAATTGTTATGACTTACGTGgtctttcaatattttgatttcgcATGAAGCCTTCAATGGCCTCTGTCAAGTCTGCAGACGGAAGGGGCTCaacagaaaaaaatcagatTCGAGCAGTTGACTGACTGAAGCTCTCTCAGACGGCTCCACTTTCAAAAGTTTCTCAATTATATCCATTTCGGCTTGAGTGTTCTCTGCCATCAGTAATCTCAGTGTGTCTGCAAGATTTCTTTCCTCGTAAAATTTGGCCCATTCATAGTATTCTTCGTAACCAGGTAAACTGGACAGATATGGTCCAGCAACACATCCGAAAACATTAGTAATAGATCTTATTTCAGACATTTTGACATGGTCAATAAGGTCTTTACTGACGTTTGTCAATATTTCAAACAGAGTTATGCCAGCCGACCACAAATCCATACTGATGTTCACAGCCAAAGTTGAGGTACTTATAAGAACTTCAGGTGGGGTGAATCCAGGGGTACCAGCTTTGAAATTTGCCATGTTGACGTTATTTTCAAGCATCCCTTCCAGGTCAGCAATTTTCAATACTCCGTCGAAAGTCATCAGGAGATTTGCCGATTTAACATCTCTGTGCACAAAATTTTTGAATGGATAGCTTCTAAGGCATTCAAAAATTGACGTATAACGTTTTTCTGTTGTGGCAAGCAGAGCGATTGACATCCAAGTAATTCATACAAGCTACTCATGCATAGCTCCAATACGATTGTTTTGTAATTATCGCATATATCGAAGACTTTTAGAATTTTGTCACAGTTTTTCAAATCTTTGTAGGCTCTGATTTCGGCCAAACCGAATCTGAAATTTTGTTTAATCGCAACTGTCGCAGGATGGGGTCTGTTTTTCAACTTTCCAAAACAAACAGAAGCAAACTTCCCGTAGTGAATCAGTTCCAGTTTTTGATACTTTTCCAAGCACTCCACCACCTCCATTGATGACATTTTTCATacctgaaaaatatttttatataagaATCGGAAGAGTGTTAAATAATGAGCAAAAGCCGTATTTGACGTTTTTATACAAAATCATCCCCCATTGagttattatcatattattcatcacatgtatacataataaacatttaaaaagaCTATTCAACCTCCAGAGCAGAACAGGGTAGACTCACACTTTACCCCAACAGACTAATATTTCAAGAACTATATTTCAAGATCCATACACTAAGACAATCTACATTTTGGAAAATCCTACACaaggaatattattttattccatcaattaaaattaaaatgtaTACACAATACACATaacactatataatattcgTAAGTGAGCATCAAATAATTACAACATAGATAAATACCTAGTTTATTAGATAAGTAACATCAAATTTTACTACAGTAATTTATTTAGGCCTATTAACAAATTACCAAACCATTTTATCACCAGCAAAATCAATTGCAGCATAAGTAAACAAATGAAATGGATAGAAAAAATTTAGCCTACTTCGATTTAGGAAAATAATCCCTTCACTCAAACTAGAATTTCCTCATCACCAGTTATTGACCACCTCATTTAAACTTCATTTTTAAGCTTTACTATTAATACTAGCAGGCAACCCGTGCTTTACACTGGGGAAAATTTTCACTTGTAAAATGCTATCTCCTAATGTCcggaaacataaaaaataaaataaatatttatcattttgtcaaaattacatgGATAATCTTCATTAGAGTTGAAATTTCTCcgcaaaaaaatagtttgattgGTCTTCAAGCAGCAACCTTCCAATCATAAGTTACCCGTGCCACCAATTACGCCAATGATCACTTGGGAAAAGATCTGTTTGGTAGGCCTTTATTATTTGTGTgaactttgaatcacaaattgaataatttgcttcaattattaatcaatttgaattgattgatgaataaatataaaaatataggaCTATAATCATCCTccgtaaattcagaatcttaatgtgaaattgcaagttaatcagttcattagTTCATAAGAGATTATGTGCAAATAGTGTATTCCCTATCCCgtatgtataagccgattccatttatctatatataaaagcgaaatgtcacagattcattcactcactcactcatccataatcaacaaaactaaaaatctactggacaaaatacattcaaatttggtatgtaTATAGTTGGCCaactagaggcgcactaagaacagaGTTGAACAAGTTCCAAAGATATTTTCAGAAAGATCATTGACAGATCAGGTTCAAATTTAGTAAAGAAGATCAGCAGGGGNNNNNNNNNNNNNNNNNNNNNNNNNNNNNNNNNNNNNNNNNNNNNNNNNNNNNNNNNNNNNNNNNNNNNNNNNNNNNNNNNNNNNNNNNNNNNNNNNNNNATTGAAGACACCCTCAGGTTATTCATATCATAGAGTTCGTTCAAggtgtattttcattttctccagTTTTTTCATATAGTTTTCAATGCATACTTCTTCATTTCTCAGGAAAATTCATATTCGAGGGAGTTGgataatgaatgatttttgtaaattctCCACGTCATTCCTTCTCTAATTTTAAAGGCTAgactggaatacaataattctcGTAAATCCCAACGAAGTTCCCCACCCTGcactaaataatgaaattatcgATGATTGAATCGAGCCGAGTACTTGACATTCTCATGGAATGaggcatgctcaaatgaaaatgcaggcgagcgatgCGAGccgctgatcttatttttggacgatccagtcgggggtccagggggcgaagccctttggctagacggatatggcgagcgaagcgagcctgacggctagtaacgTTTATAATCCTAGGATACTTGGATCCTTTAGATCTCTTTATTTATCgagatataataaaaaaatattaatgaatacGTTTCAAATATATGTCTTGTTGAGATCATAATATTCAACTGCTTCATTGTTCGAATTGTATGAAGATTACTCTTTTTAATGCTTTGTGTGTGGGAGTGTTAGTAACTCATATCTTGGGAGGAAATAGAGTGGGCCTATTAGTGATGTCATTGCAATTTCAGAGTATTGTATATCCGAAAAAATCTTGGTATTTTTTTACTAGAATATCTATAGATTAGAAGTTATTACGATTTCAAAGTACTGTATTTCCGAAAAAattcttagtattttttttaCTAGAATATCTATAGATTAGAAGCTGTTACGATTCAAAGGTACTTATATCCAAGAAAATGTTTGGTCAATTTTTTCCTAGAATATTCATAGATTAGAAGTAGTTTATAGACTGTCATATTCAAATGACTTCATTTGGCTTCATGGGAACGGAAATATCAATGAATGATGAAACCTTCAATGAAAATCACGCATGTAAACCACTATTGAAAATCTTGCAAAAAAATCTAGAATCTTCAatggaagctatattccaagctTTTTTGAACCATGCAGTAGATTTCTAGAAATTGTGATTAATAAGTGGGTAGTAAGTAAGTCATTCGGTAAGTTCAAAATTCTATAAATTATGGATACTGATAAACACTATTGcagtttataataaaaaattgagactTTTGCAATTCTCTCATCCACTGCTATTCTGTGTTCAATCTTGCGTTCaacttgtgttaatattttcCAAAATGGACGTCATCtttaagaataaattttaaacATTCAGAGATTTACTAGGATTACTTTTTAACCTTCGATTGACTATGAATAAAATACGAATGTACATAGCATAAACTCTTTCCACTAGAAGTTACATACATTTTAA
Coding sequences within it:
- the LOC120354377 gene encoding cyclin-dependent kinase 9-A-like, coding for MTFDGVLKIADLEGMLENNVNMANFKAGTPGFTPPEVLISTSTLAVNISMDLWSAGITLFEILTNVSKDLIDHVKMSEIRSITNVFGCVAGPYLSSLPGYEEYYEWAKFYEERNLADTLRLLMAENTQAEMDIIEKLLKVEPSERASVSQLLESDFFLLSPFRLQT